The Kineothrix sp. MB12-C1 genome includes a window with the following:
- a CDS encoding Lrp/AsnC family transcriptional regulator, translated as MREKILSVIEKNSRMDVKELAVILGTEEIDIINEMAAMEKEGVICGYHTMIDWEKTSIEKVTALIEVRVTPQRGQGFDSIAERIYKYPEVNSVYLISGGFDLMVTLEGKSLKEVSAFVSDKLSALDTVLSTATHFILKKYKDHGTILAKKHEDEREKITP; from the coding sequence ATGAGAGAGAAGATTTTATCAGTGATAGAGAAGAACAGCCGTATGGATGTAAAAGAGCTGGCAGTGATATTGGGAACAGAGGAAATCGATATTATCAATGAAATGGCTGCCATGGAAAAAGAAGGAGTTATTTGCGGATACCATACGATGATCGATTGGGAAAAGACTTCGATAGAAAAGGTGACAGCTCTTATTGAGGTGCGTGTTACGCCTCAAAGAGGCCAGGGATTTGATAGCATTGCTGAAAGGATTTACAAGTATCCGGAAGTTAATTCCGTATATTTGATTTCCGGTGGTTTTGATTTAATGGTTACACTGGAAGGTAAATCTTTGAAGGAAGTATCCGCTTTCGTATCCGATAAGCTTTCTGCACTCGATACCGTTTTGAGTACAGCGACTCATTTTATTCTGAAAAAGTATAAGGATCATGGAACAATTTTAGCGAAAAAACATGAGGATGAAAGGGAGAAAATTACACCATGA
- a CDS encoding aminotransferase class I/II-fold pyridoxal phosphate-dependent enzyme: MRNPLANKVVNIKPSGIRKFFDLVSEMQDAISLGVGEPDFDTPWHIRDEGIYSLEKGRTFYTSNSGLKDLKIEICNYLKRSQGITYDYNSEVIVTVGGSEAIDIALRAMIDGGEEVLIPQPSYVSYEPCAILADAVPVIIDLKEENEFRLTPEELLNAITDKTKILILPYPNNPTGAIMEREDLEKIAEIIIEKDLIVISDEIYAELTYKGEHVSIASLPGMQERTILINGFSKAYAMTGWRMGYACGPKAILEQMIKIHQFAIMCAPTTSQYAAIEALKNGDTDVAQMREAYNQRRRYLLHSFREMGLECFEPFGAFYVFPSIKEFGITSEEFANRFLQEEKVAVVPGTAFGDSGEGFLRISYAYSLEDLKVALGRMKNFVERLREEKRG; this comes from the coding sequence ATGAGGAATCCTTTAGCTAATAAGGTAGTGAATATCAAACCTTCAGGAATTCGAAAGTTTTTTGATTTGGTAAGTGAAATGCAGGATGCGATTTCTCTTGGTGTTGGAGAACCTGACTTCGATACACCTTGGCACATCCGGGATGAGGGTATTTATTCTCTGGAAAAAGGGCGTACTTTCTATACATCTAATTCAGGATTAAAAGATTTGAAAATAGAAATTTGTAATTATTTAAAAAGAAGCCAGGGAATTACTTACGATTACAATTCAGAAGTAATTGTAACAGTAGGAGGTTCAGAGGCTATCGATATCGCTCTTCGTGCGATGATTGATGGCGGCGAGGAAGTGCTGATTCCTCAACCCAGCTACGTTTCCTACGAGCCTTGTGCTATTTTGGCGGATGCGGTTCCTGTCATTATTGACTTAAAAGAAGAAAATGAGTTCCGCTTGACCCCGGAAGAGCTTCTCAATGCTATTACAGATAAGACGAAGATATTGATTCTGCCCTATCCTAATAATCCGACAGGTGCGATTATGGAAAGGGAGGACTTGGAAAAGATTGCTGAGATCATTATTGAGAAAGACCTTATTGTTATTTCCGATGAAATCTATGCTGAACTTACATATAAAGGAGAACATGTCTCTATCGCTTCCCTTCCCGGAATGCAGGAAAGAACCATATTGATCAATGGTTTTTCCAAAGCCTATGCGATGACCGGATGGAGAATGGGGTACGCCTGCGGACCGAAGGCAATTCTGGAACAGATGATCAAGATTCATCAGTTTGCCATTATGTGCGCTCCTACGACAAGTCAGTATGCGGCTATCGAGGCGTTGAAAAACGGGGATACCGACGTAGCACAAATGCGAGAAGCGTATAATCAGAGAAGGCGCTATCTGCTTCATAGCTTCAGGGAAATGGGGTTGGAATGCTTCGAACCATTCGGTGCTTTCTACGTATTCCCGAGCATTAAAGAATTCGGGATAACAAGCGAAGAATTCGCCAATCGATTCCTGCAAGAGGAGAAAGTCGCTGTTGTTCCCGGAACAGCCTTTGGAGATAGCGGAGAAGGATTTCTTAGAATTTCCTATGC